In Mycobacterium sp. 050128, one genomic interval encodes:
- the lysA gene encoding diaminopimelate decarboxylase — MTLLDMLPSIGRAAPRRLDPAIWPVTTHSDEEGRLCIGGVTLSDIADEFHTPTYVIDETDFRYRARRYRKALRDRNIAEIVYAGKSLLTTAVARWVREEGLGLDVCSAGELAVALAGGVNPARIIMHGNAKSPEELQEAVHAGVGRIVLDSCIEIAYLAGCARKSQPVLIRVTPDIDIHGHRAVTTGISDQKFGLTLHGDRADVAAQRVLAHPILDLVGLHCHIGSQVTDATLYGEAIRRMIAAMADIRARHGIILTELNIGGGHAIPYLPGDRELDIDDLAVVLEDALDEACAAEHFPRPTLVVEPGRAISGRAGVTLYRVCSVKTQPGGRTFVAVDGGMSDNPRVLLYGAQYTVTLANRHSGGPKQRVTVAGRHCEAGDEIARDVELPVDLHPGDLLAVACTGAYHHSMASNYNMVCRPPLVAVKDGRVRQLVRRETVADLLARDCG, encoded by the coding sequence ATGACATTGCTCGACATGCTGCCCTCCATCGGTCGGGCGGCGCCCCGACGGCTGGATCCCGCGATCTGGCCTGTCACTACGCATTCCGATGAGGAAGGCCGGCTCTGCATCGGCGGCGTCACGCTGTCGGATATCGCCGACGAGTTCCACACCCCCACCTACGTGATCGACGAAACCGACTTCCGCTACCGCGCCCGTCGCTACCGCAAGGCGTTGCGCGACCGCAATATCGCTGAGATCGTCTACGCCGGAAAGTCTCTGCTGACCACGGCGGTAGCACGCTGGGTCCGCGAAGAAGGCCTGGGCCTCGACGTGTGCTCGGCCGGTGAGCTGGCCGTCGCGCTGGCCGGCGGAGTGAATCCCGCCCGGATCATCATGCACGGCAACGCGAAATCGCCCGAGGAGTTGCAGGAGGCGGTACACGCCGGGGTCGGGCGCATCGTGCTGGATTCCTGCATCGAGATCGCGTACTTGGCCGGATGCGCCCGCAAGAGCCAGCCGGTGCTGATCCGGGTGACCCCGGATATCGACATCCATGGGCACCGCGCGGTCACCACCGGCATCAGCGATCAGAAGTTCGGCCTGACGCTGCACGGCGACCGCGCCGACGTCGCGGCCCAGCGTGTGCTGGCGCATCCGATCCTTGACCTGGTCGGGCTGCACTGCCATATCGGCTCGCAGGTCACCGACGCCACCCTGTACGGCGAGGCCATCCGCCGAATGATCGCCGCCATGGCCGACATCCGCGCCCGGCACGGAATCATCCTCACCGAGCTGAACATCGGGGGCGGCCATGCGATCCCCTACCTCCCGGGCGATCGCGAACTCGACATCGACGACCTGGCCGTCGTCCTCGAAGACGCGCTCGATGAGGCCTGCGCCGCCGAGCATTTCCCGCGGCCAACCCTCGTGGTGGAACCCGGTCGCGCGATCAGCGGCCGGGCCGGCGTGACGCTGTATCGCGTGTGCTCGGTCAAAACGCAACCGGGTGGGCGCACCTTCGTCGCGGTCGACGGCGGCATGAGCGACAACCCGCGGGTGTTGTTGTACGGCGCCCAATACACCGTCACGCTGGCGAACCGCCATTCGGGGGGACCCAAGCAGCGGGTCACGGTCGCCGGCCGGCACTGCGAGGCCGGCGACGAGATCGCCCGCGATGTGGAGCTGCCGGTGGACCTGCATCCCGGCGACCTGCTGGCCGTGGCGTGCACCGGCGCCTACCACCACAGCATGGCGTCGAACTACAACATGGTGTGCCGGCCGCCGCTGGTGGCCGTCAAGGACGGTCGGGTCCGGCAACTGGTTCGCCGCGAGACGGTCGCCGACCTGCTCGCACGCGACTGCGGCTGA
- a CDS encoding ribose-phosphate diphosphokinase codes for MSHDWTDNRKNLMLFSGRAHPELAEQVAKELDVHVTAQTAREFANGEIFVRFHESVRGCDAFVLQSNPAPVNNWLMEQLIMIDALKRGSAKRITAVMPFYPYARQDKKHRGREPISARLVADLLKTAGADRIVTVDLHTDQIQGFFDGPVDHMRGQTLLTTYIKDNYPDGNMVVVSPDSGRVRIAEKWADSLGGVPLAFIHKTRDPRVPNQVVSNRVVGEVDGRTCVLIDDMIDTGGTIAGAVNLLRSDGASDVIVAATHGVLSEPAAERLASCGAREVIVTNTLPIGEEKRFPQLTVLSIAPLLASTIRAVFENGSVTGLFDGDA; via the coding sequence GTGAGCCACGACTGGACCGATAACCGCAAAAATCTGATGCTGTTCTCCGGCCGGGCGCACCCCGAGCTGGCCGAGCAGGTCGCCAAGGAACTGGACGTACACGTCACCGCGCAGACGGCGCGGGAGTTCGCCAACGGCGAGATCTTCGTGCGCTTCCACGAGTCGGTGCGCGGGTGCGACGCCTTCGTGCTGCAGTCGAATCCGGCGCCGGTGAACAACTGGCTGATGGAACAGCTGATCATGATCGACGCGCTGAAGCGGGGCAGCGCCAAGCGGATCACCGCCGTCATGCCGTTCTATCCCTACGCCCGGCAGGACAAGAAGCATCGCGGCCGCGAGCCGATCTCGGCCCGGCTGGTCGCCGACCTGCTCAAGACCGCGGGGGCCGACCGGATCGTGACCGTCGACCTGCACACCGACCAGATCCAGGGTTTCTTCGACGGGCCCGTCGACCACATGCGCGGCCAGACCCTGCTCACGACCTACATCAAGGACAACTACCCCGACGGCAACATGGTCGTGGTCTCCCCCGACTCCGGCCGGGTGCGCATCGCCGAGAAGTGGGCCGATTCGTTGGGTGGCGTCCCGCTGGCCTTCATTCACAAGACTCGCGACCCGCGGGTGCCCAACCAGGTCGTCTCCAACCGCGTCGTCGGTGAGGTCGACGGCCGCACCTGCGTACTGATCGACGACATGATCGACACCGGCGGCACGATCGCCGGCGCGGTGAACCTGCTGCGCTCCGACGGTGCCAGCGACGTGATCGTCGCGGCCACCCACGGTGTGCTGTCGGAGCCGGCCGCCGAGCGGCTGGCCTCCTGCGGCGCCCGCGAGGTCATCGTCACCAACACGCTGCCGATCGGCGAGGAGAAGCGCTTTCCTCAGCTGACGGTGTTGTCGATCGCGCCATTGCTGGCCAGCACGATTCGCGCTGTCTTCGAAAATGGTTCTGTCACAGGACTATTCGACGGAGACGCCTAG
- a CDS encoding TetR/AcrR family transcriptional regulator, with the protein MTGSERRHQLIGIARSLFAERGYDGTSIEEIAQRANVSKPVVYEHFGGKEGLYAVVVDREMSALLDGITSSLTNNRSRVRVERVALALLTYVEERTDGFRILIRDSPAAISTGTYSSLLNDAVGQVSSILAGDFARRGLDPDLAPLYAQALVGSVSMTAQWWLDTREPKKEVVAAHLVNLMWNGLTHLESDPRLQDE; encoded by the coding sequence ATGACCGGCAGCGAGCGCCGACACCAGCTGATCGGCATAGCGCGCTCGCTTTTCGCCGAACGTGGATACGACGGCACCTCGATCGAGGAGATCGCGCAGCGCGCCAACGTGTCCAAGCCGGTCGTCTACGAGCACTTCGGCGGCAAGGAGGGCCTGTACGCCGTCGTTGTCGACCGGGAGATGTCGGCGCTGCTGGACGGGATCACCTCGTCGCTGACCAACAACCGGTCCCGGGTGCGGGTCGAGCGCGTCGCCCTGGCGCTGCTCACCTACGTCGAGGAACGCACCGACGGCTTCCGCATCCTGATCCGCGACTCGCCCGCCGCGATCAGCACCGGCACCTACTCCAGCCTGCTCAACGACGCCGTCGGCCAGGTGTCGTCGATCCTGGCCGGCGACTTCGCCCGCCGCGGCCTGGATCCGGATCTGGCGCCGCTGTACGCGCAGGCGTTGGTGGGTTCGGTGTCGATGACCGCGCAGTGGTGGCTCGACACCCGTGAGCCCAAGAAGGAAGTCGTGGCCGCACACCTGGTCAACCTGATGTGGAACGGCCTGACCCATCTGGAATCCGATCCCCGGCTGCAAGACGAGTAG
- the arsC gene encoding arsenate reductase (glutaredoxin) (This arsenate reductase requires both glutathione and glutaredoxin to convert arsenate to arsenite, after which the efflux transporter formed by ArsA and ArsB can extrude the arsenite from the cell, providing resistance.) — MAAEAVIYHNPKCSTSRKTLDLLRDNGLEPEVVQYLKTPPSRAELKKMIRDAGIEVRTAVRKRQSLYAELNLVDATDDQLLDAMAEHPILIERPFVVTANGTRLARPIDAVHEIL; from the coding sequence ATGGCTGCCGAGGCTGTCATCTACCACAATCCCAAGTGCAGCACCTCGCGCAAGACGCTGGACTTGTTGCGGGACAACGGTTTAGAGCCAGAAGTTGTTCAGTACCTGAAGACTCCGCCGTCGCGCGCCGAACTCAAGAAGATGATCCGCGACGCGGGAATCGAAGTACGCACCGCGGTGCGTAAGCGTCAATCGCTGTATGCCGAACTGAACCTCGTCGACGCAACGGACGATCAGTTGCTCGACGCGATGGCCGAACATCCCATCCTGATCGAGCGCCCGTTCGTCGTGACGGCCAACGGCACCCGGCTGGCCCGTCCGATCGACGCGGTCCACGAGATTCTGTGA
- the mfd gene encoding transcription-repair coupling factor, producing the protein MTAPGPARPETPIAGLVELALTAPTFQQLAADAAAAPDELNLVGPASARLFVASALARRGPLLVVTATGREADDLSAELRGVFGDAVALFPSWETLPHERLSPGVDTVGARLLVLRRLAHPDDTTLGPPLRVVVTAARSLLQPMTPQLGLVEPVTLRVGAEVEFESVITRLVELAYTRVDMVGRRGEFAVRGGILDVFAPTAEHPVRVEFWGDEVSEMRMFAVADQRSIPEIEVDTLVAVACRELLLTDDVKARAAELLARHPAAEGAISGTVSDMLAKLSEGIPVDGMEALASVLHPPEKGAHALLTDQLAEGTPVLLCDPEKVRSRAADLIKTGREFLEASWSVAAMGADAPVDVEQLSGSGFAELDEVRAAAGRAGHPWWTLSQLSDESAVELDVRAAPSARGHQHDIESIFAMLRAHVSTGGYAVVVAPGTGTAHRVVERLAESDTPAAMLDCGAAPKAGVVGVLKGPLHDGLIVPGANLVVITETDLTGNRATSPEGKRLAAKRRNTVDPLALTAGDLVVHDQHGIGRFVEMVERTVGGARREYLVLEYASSRKGTGTKNTDKLYVPMDSLDQLSRYVGGQAPALSKLGGSDWTNTKTKARRAVREIAGELVSLYAKRQASPGHAFAPDTPWQAEMEDAFGFTETVDQLTAITEVKSDMEKPIPMDRVICGDVGYGKTEIAVRAAFKAVQDGKQVAVLVPTTLLADQHLQTFSDRMTGFPVTVKGLSRFTDPTESRAVIDGLADGSVDIVIGTHRLLQTGVRWKDLGLVVVDEEQRFGVEHKEHIKSLRTHVDVLTMSATPIPRTLEMSLAGIREMSTILTPPEERYPVLTYVGPDDAKQVGAALRRELLRDGQAFYVHNRVSSIDRAAARVRELVPEARVVVAHGQMPEERLERTVEGFWNREYDILVCTTIIETGLDISNANTLIVERADTFGLSQLHQLRGRVGRSRERGYAYFLYPPEVPLTETAYDRLATIAQNNELGAGMMVALKDLEIRGAGNVLGVEQSGHVAGVGFDLYVRLVGEAVEAYKAAADGDMVTTPEEPKDVRIDLPVDAHLPPDYIASDRLRLEGYRRLAAAPDDAAVDAVVEELTDRYGALPEPALRLVAVARLRLLCRASGITEVSAPSGATVRLSPITLLDSAQVRLKRMYPAANYRATTSTVQVPIPRAGGVGAPRLRDVELVQMVANLVTALQGKPQQEIGITSSSPAPITGEERQAR; encoded by the coding sequence ATGACCGCACCGGGGCCCGCTCGCCCAGAAACCCCGATCGCGGGGCTCGTTGAATTAGCGCTGACGGCGCCCACTTTCCAGCAGCTGGCCGCGGATGCGGCCGCCGCGCCGGACGAACTGAACCTGGTCGGCCCGGCCAGCGCGCGCCTGTTCGTGGCCAGCGCCCTGGCGCGACGCGGGCCGCTGCTTGTGGTCACCGCCACCGGGCGCGAAGCCGACGATCTGAGCGCCGAACTGCGCGGCGTGTTCGGCGACGCGGTGGCGTTGTTCCCATCCTGGGAAACGCTGCCGCACGAACGCCTTTCGCCGGGCGTCGACACGGTCGGCGCCCGCTTGCTGGTGCTGCGCCGGCTGGCGCATCCCGACGACACCACGCTGGGTCCGCCCCTGCGGGTCGTGGTGACCGCCGCGCGTTCGCTGTTGCAGCCGATGACGCCGCAGCTGGGTCTTGTGGAACCGGTCACATTGCGCGTCGGCGCGGAAGTCGAATTCGAGAGCGTGATCACCCGCCTGGTCGAACTGGCCTATACCCGGGTCGACATGGTCGGCCGGCGCGGTGAATTCGCCGTTCGCGGTGGCATTCTCGACGTCTTCGCGCCCACGGCCGAACACCCGGTGCGCGTCGAGTTCTGGGGCGACGAGGTCAGCGAGATGCGGATGTTCGCGGTCGCCGATCAGCGGTCCATCCCGGAGATCGAGGTCGACACACTCGTCGCGGTCGCCTGCCGCGAATTGCTGCTGACCGACGACGTGAAGGCACGGGCCGCCGAGCTGCTTGCCCGCCATCCCGCGGCCGAGGGCGCGATCAGCGGCACTGTCTCCGACATGCTCGCCAAGCTGTCCGAAGGCATCCCGGTCGACGGGATGGAGGCGCTGGCCTCGGTGCTGCATCCCCCAGAAAAGGGGGCTCACGCGCTGCTGACCGATCAGCTGGCAGAGGGCACCCCGGTGTTGCTGTGCGATCCGGAGAAGGTGCGCAGCCGCGCCGCCGACCTGATCAAAACCGGCCGCGAATTCCTCGAGGCGTCGTGGTCTGTCGCGGCGATGGGCGCGGACGCGCCGGTCGACGTCGAGCAGCTGAGCGGCTCGGGCTTTGCCGAACTGGACGAGGTGCGGGCCGCGGCGGGCCGGGCCGGGCATCCGTGGTGGACGCTGAGTCAGCTGTCCGACGAGTCAGCCGTGGAGCTCGACGTCCGGGCGGCGCCGTCGGCGCGCGGGCACCAGCACGACATCGAGAGCATATTCGCGATGCTGCGAGCGCACGTCTCCACGGGCGGCTACGCCGTGGTCGTCGCGCCCGGGACCGGCACCGCTCATCGCGTGGTGGAGCGGCTGGCCGAGTCCGACACACCAGCCGCGATGCTGGACTGCGGTGCGGCTCCCAAGGCCGGGGTGGTGGGGGTGCTCAAGGGCCCGCTGCACGACGGCCTGATAGTCCCCGGCGCCAACCTCGTGGTCATTACCGAGACCGACCTGACCGGAAACCGGGCGACGTCGCCGGAAGGCAAGCGGCTGGCGGCCAAGCGGCGCAACACCGTCGACCCGCTGGCGCTGACCGCCGGCGATCTGGTGGTGCACGATCAGCACGGCATCGGGCGCTTCGTGGAGATGGTAGAGCGCACCGTCGGCGGCGCCCGGCGCGAGTACCTGGTGCTGGAATACGCCTCCAGCAGGAAGGGGACTGGCACCAAAAATACCGACAAGCTCTATGTCCCGATGGATTCGCTGGATCAACTGTCGCGCTATGTCGGCGGGCAAGCGCCGGCGCTGAGCAAGCTCGGCGGCAGCGACTGGACCAACACCAAGACCAAGGCCCGCCGCGCGGTGCGCGAGATCGCCGGGGAGCTGGTGTCGCTGTACGCCAAGCGGCAGGCCAGCCCCGGCCACGCGTTCGCGCCCGACACCCCGTGGCAGGCCGAGATGGAGGACGCGTTCGGTTTCACCGAGACCGTCGACCAGCTGACGGCGATCACCGAGGTCAAGTCCGACATGGAAAAGCCGATCCCGATGGACCGGGTGATCTGCGGCGACGTCGGCTACGGCAAGACCGAGATCGCGGTGCGCGCGGCATTCAAGGCCGTCCAGGACGGCAAGCAGGTCGCGGTGCTGGTGCCCACCACGCTGCTCGCCGACCAGCATCTGCAGACGTTCAGCGATCGGATGACCGGCTTCCCGGTGACCGTCAAGGGGCTGTCCCGCTTCACCGATCCCACCGAGTCCCGCGCCGTGATCGACGGCCTCGCCGACGGGTCGGTGGACATCGTGATCGGCACGCATCGGCTGCTGCAGACCGGGGTGCGCTGGAAGGACCTGGGCCTGGTCGTGGTCGACGAGGAGCAGCGGTTCGGCGTCGAGCACAAGGAACACATCAAGAGCCTGCGCACCCACGTCGACGTGCTGACCATGAGCGCCACCCCGATCCCGCGCACCCTGGAGATGAGCCTGGCCGGGATTCGTGAGATGTCGACGATCCTGACGCCGCCCGAGGAGCGCTACCCGGTGCTGACCTACGTCGGCCCGGACGACGCCAAACAGGTCGGCGCCGCGTTGCGCCGGGAACTGCTGCGGGACGGGCAGGCCTTCTACGTGCACAACCGGGTCAGCTCGATCGACCGGGCGGCGGCCCGGGTCCGTGAGCTGGTGCCCGAGGCACGGGTCGTCGTCGCGCACGGACAGATGCCCGAAGAACGGCTGGAGCGCACCGTAGAAGGGTTCTGGAATCGCGAATACGACATCCTGGTGTGCACCACGATCATCGAGACCGGCCTGGACATCTCCAACGCCAACACGCTGATCGTCGAGCGCGCCGACACCTTCGGGTTGTCCCAGCTGCACCAGCTGCGCGGCCGGGTGGGCCGTAGCCGGGAACGGGGATACGCCTACTTCCTCTATCCGCCCGAGGTGCCGCTGACCGAGACGGCCTACGACCGGCTGGCGACCATCGCGCAGAACAACGAGCTGGGAGCGGGCATGATGGTCGCGCTGAAGGACCTGGAAATCCGCGGCGCCGGCAACGTGCTGGGCGTTGAGCAGTCCGGGCACGTCGCCGGGGTCGGCTTCGACCTGTATGTGCGGCTGGTGGGTGAGGCCGTCGAGGCCTACAAGGCCGCCGCCGACGGTGACATGGTGACCACACCCGAGGAACCCAAGGATGTCCGCATCGACCTGCCGGTGGACGCGCACCTGCCGCCGGACTACATCGCCAGTGACCGGCTGCGGCTGGAGGGCTACCGCCGCCTGGCCGCCGCGCCCGACGACGCGGCCGTCGACGCCGTCGTCGAGGAGCTGACCGACCGGTATGGCGCGCTGCCCGAACCGGCCCTGCGGCTGGTGGCGGTGGCGCGGTTGCGGCTGCTGTGCCGGGCTTCGGGCATCACCGAGGTATCGGCCCCATCTGGGGCGACGGTGCGGCTGTCGCCGATCACGCTGCTAGATTCTGCCCAGGTGCGGCTCAAGCGGATGTATCCGGCCGCCAACTACCGCGCCACCACGTCCACGGTGCAGGTTCCGATTCCGCGAGCCGGCGGCGTGGGCGCGCCGCGGCTTCGCGATGTCGAGTTGGTGCAGATGGTGGCCAACTTGGTGACCGCCCTGCAAGGGAAACCGCAGCAAGAAATTGGTATAACGAGTTCGTCACCTGCGCCGATAACCGGGGAGGAGCGACAGGCGCGATGA
- the eno gene encoding phosphopyruvate hydratase yields MPIIEQVGAREILDSRGNPTVEVEVALIDGTFARAAVPSGASTGEHEAVELRDGGERYGGKGVDKAVQAVLDEIGPAVIGLAADDQRLVDQALVDLDGTPDKSRLGANSILGVSLAVAKAAADSAELPLFRYLGGPNAHILPVPMMNILNGGAHADTGVDVQEFMVAPIGAPSFKEALRWGAEVYHSLKSVLKKQGLSTGLGDEGGFAPDVAGTKAALDLILSAIEATGFKAGSDVALALDVAATEFFTDGAGYSFEKETRSAEQMSEFYASLLDSYPLVSLEDPLSEDDWDGWVALTTAIGDRVQIVGDDLFVTNPERLEEGIERGAGNALLVKVNQIGTLTETLDAVALAHHSGYRTMMSHRSGETEDTTIADLAVAVGSGQIKTGAPARSERVAKYNQLLRIEEALGDAARYAGDLAFPRYVLDVK; encoded by the coding sequence GTGCCGATTATCGAGCAGGTCGGGGCCCGCGAGATCCTCGATTCCCGAGGTAACCCGACCGTCGAGGTCGAGGTAGCCCTGATCGATGGAACCTTTGCCCGCGCGGCGGTGCCTTCCGGCGCGTCGACGGGCGAGCATGAGGCCGTCGAGTTGCGCGACGGCGGTGAGCGCTACGGCGGCAAGGGTGTGGACAAAGCCGTGCAGGCCGTGCTCGACGAGATCGGCCCGGCCGTGATCGGCCTGGCCGCCGACGACCAGCGGCTGGTCGACCAGGCGCTGGTGGATCTGGACGGCACCCCGGACAAGTCCCGGCTCGGCGCCAACTCGATCCTGGGTGTGTCGCTGGCCGTCGCCAAGGCCGCCGCCGACTCGGCCGAGCTGCCGCTGTTCCGCTACCTCGGCGGCCCGAACGCGCACATCCTGCCGGTGCCGATGATGAACATCCTCAACGGTGGCGCCCACGCCGATACCGGGGTCGATGTCCAGGAGTTCATGGTCGCGCCGATCGGTGCGCCGAGTTTCAAGGAGGCGCTGCGCTGGGGCGCCGAGGTGTATCACTCGCTGAAGTCGGTGCTGAAGAAGCAGGGCCTGAGCACCGGGCTGGGTGACGAGGGCGGTTTCGCGCCCGACGTCGCGGGCACCAAGGCGGCGCTCGACCTGATCCTGTCGGCGATCGAAGCGACCGGGTTCAAGGCGGGATCCGACGTGGCCTTGGCGCTCGATGTGGCGGCCACCGAATTCTTCACTGACGGTGCGGGTTACAGCTTCGAGAAAGAGACCCGCAGCGCCGAGCAGATGTCCGAGTTTTACGCGAGCCTGCTCGACAGCTACCCCCTGGTTTCCCTCGAGGATCCGCTTTCCGAGGACGACTGGGACGGATGGGTGGCGTTGACGACGGCCATCGGCGACCGCGTCCAGATCGTCGGAGACGACCTGTTCGTCACCAACCCGGAGCGCCTCGAAGAAGGCATTGAACGCGGCGCCGGCAACGCGCTGCTGGTCAAGGTGAACCAGATCGGCACGCTGACCGAGACGCTGGACGCCGTCGCGCTGGCCCACCACAGCGGGTATCGCACGATGATGAGCCACCGCAGCGGCGAAACCGAGGACACCACGATCGCCGACCTGGCGGTGGCCGTCGGCAGCGGGCAGATCAAGACCGGCGCGCCGGCCCGCAGCGAGCGGGTCGCCAAATACAACCAGCTGCTGCGCATCGAGGAAGCCCTCGGCGACGCCGCCCGCTACGCCGGCGACCTGGCCTTCCCGCGCTACGTACTGGATGTGAAATAG
- the glmU gene encoding bifunctional UDP-N-acetylglucosamine diphosphorylase/glucosamine-1-phosphate N-acetyltransferase GlmU has protein sequence MSFRGDIAVVVLAAGPGTRMRSDTPKVLHAIAGRSMLSHSIHAIAKVAPQRLVVVLGHEHQRIAPIVADLAETLGRPIDVALQDRPRGTGHAALCGLSALPQDYAGVVVITSGDTPLLDADTLADLIATHNAASAAATVLTTTLRDPFGYGRILRTQDGPEKGQVMAIVEEADASDSQRKIGEVNAGVYAFDAVALRSALGRLSSDNAQQELYLTDVIAILRGDGRPVHARHVDDSALVAGVNNRVQLAALGAELNRRIVAAHQMAGVTVIDPATTWIDVDVTIGRDTVVHPATQLLGRTRIGGGCVVGPDTTLTDVTVGDGASVVRTHGDSAAIGGGATVGPYTYLRPGTVLGADGKLGAFVEVKNSNIGTGTKVPHLTYVGDADIGEHSNIGASSVFVNYDGETKRRTTVGSHVRTGSDTMFVAPVTVGDGAYTGAGTVLRDDVPPGALAVSAGPQRNIENWVQRKRPGSAAAEAADKAAQQSRTASGPSAPE, from the coding sequence ATGTCGTTTCGCGGTGACATTGCGGTCGTCGTTTTAGCGGCCGGGCCAGGCACCCGGATGCGCTCGGATACCCCCAAGGTGCTGCACGCGATCGCCGGCCGCAGCATGTTGTCGCATTCAATCCACGCGATCGCCAAGGTGGCGCCGCAGCGGCTGGTCGTGGTGCTCGGCCACGAGCACCAGCGCATCGCGCCCATCGTCGCCGACCTCGCCGAGACCCTCGGCCGTCCGATCGACGTCGCCCTGCAGGACCGCCCCCGCGGCACCGGCCACGCCGCGCTCTGCGGCCTGTCCGCGCTGCCGCAGGACTACGCCGGCGTCGTCGTGATCACCTCGGGCGATACCCCGCTGCTGGACGCCGACACCCTGGCCGATCTGATCGCGACCCACAACGCGGCGTCGGCCGCCGCGACGGTGCTGACCACCACGCTGCGCGATCCGTTCGGCTATGGCCGCATTCTGCGCACCCAGGACGGCCCCGAAAAAGGCCAAGTGATGGCGATCGTCGAGGAAGCCGACGCGTCCGACTCGCAGCGCAAGATCGGCGAGGTCAACGCCGGTGTTTACGCCTTCGACGCCGTGGCGCTGCGCTCGGCTCTCGGCCGGCTGAGCTCCGACAACGCCCAGCAGGAGCTGTACCTGACCGACGTCATCGCGATCCTGCGCGGCGACGGCCGGCCCGTGCACGCCCGCCACGTCGACGACAGCGCGCTGGTGGCCGGGGTGAACAACCGCGTCCAGCTCGCCGCGCTGGGCGCCGAGCTCAACCGCCGCATCGTCGCCGCCCATCAGATGGCCGGCGTGACGGTGATCGATCCGGCCACCACCTGGATCGACGTCGACGTGACGATCGGCCGCGACACCGTCGTCCACCCCGCGACCCAGCTGCTGGGCCGCACCCGGATCGGGGGTGGCTGCGTCGTCGGCCCCGACACCACGCTGACCGACGTCACCGTCGGCGACGGCGCCTCGGTGGTCCGCACCCATGGCGACTCGGCGGCGATCGGCGGCGGCGCGACGGTCGGCCCGTATACCTACCTGCGGCCCGGCACGGTGCTGGGAGCCGACGGCAAGCTCGGCGCCTTCGTCGAGGTCAAGAACTCCAACATCGGGACCGGCACCAAGGTGCCGCACTTGACGTACGTCGGCGACGCCGACATCGGCGAGCACAGCAACATCGGGGCGTCCAGCGTGTTCGTCAACTACGACGGGGAGACCAAACGGCGCACCACCGTCGGCTCACACGTCCGCACCGGCTCGGACACCATGTTCGTCGCACCGGTGACCGTCGGCGACGGCGCCTACACCGGCGCGGGCACCGTGTTGCGTGACGATGTGCCGCCGGGGGCGCTGGCCGTTTCCGCCGGCCCGCAACGCAACATCGAGAACTGGGTGCAGCGGAAACGTCCAGGCAGTGCGGCCGCGGAGGCAGCGGACAAAGCCGCTCAGCAATCTAGGACGGCGTCTGGGCCGTCCGCACCCGAATAG
- a CDS encoding lytic transglycosylase domain-containing protein, producing MSPRRWLRAAAVIGATAMLMASSCTWQLSLFIPAGVPPPFGDPVPAVNTHASGRPADQLRDWARPRAAALEIPLIALEAYAYAARVAEVENPKCHIAWTTLAGIGQVESHHGTYRGATLSPNGDVNPPIRGVQLDGSGGNLRIVDAAQDTTDSQPAIARAMGPMQFIPETWRLYGVDAHNDGRLSPDNIDDAALAAAGYLCWRGKDLATARGWVTALRAYNNSGVYARAVRDWATAYAAGHPL from the coding sequence GTGTCGCCGAGGCGTTGGTTGCGGGCGGCCGCCGTGATAGGCGCGACCGCGATGCTCATGGCCTCCAGCTGCACCTGGCAACTCAGCCTCTTCATTCCCGCCGGCGTGCCGCCGCCATTCGGGGATCCGGTGCCCGCGGTGAACACTCATGCCAGCGGTCGGCCCGCAGACCAGTTGCGGGACTGGGCGCGGCCCCGCGCCGCGGCCCTGGAGATCCCGCTCATCGCGTTGGAGGCCTACGCGTACGCGGCCCGGGTCGCCGAGGTCGAAAACCCGAAGTGTCACATCGCGTGGACCACGCTGGCCGGCATCGGGCAGGTCGAGAGCCACCACGGCACCTATCGCGGCGCCACCCTGTCGCCCAACGGGGATGTGAATCCACCCATCCGGGGTGTCCAGCTGGACGGCAGCGGCGGCAACCTGCGCATTGTCGATGCCGCGCAGGACACCACGGACAGCCAGCCCGCGATAGCCCGCGCGATGGGGCCGATGCAGTTCATTCCGGAGACCTGGCGGTTGTACGGGGTCGACGCCCACAACGACGGCCGGCTGAGCCCGGACAACATCGACGACGCCGCCCTCGCGGCAGCTGGGTACTTATGTTGGCGCGGAAAGGATCTCGCGACGGCCCGCGGATGGGTCACCGCGCTGCGCGCCTACAACAACTCCGGCGTCTACGCGCGTGCCGTCCGGGACTGGGCGACCGCCTATGCGGCGGGTCACCCGCTGTAG